A part of Aegilops tauschii subsp. strangulata cultivar AL8/78 chromosome 2, Aet v6.0, whole genome shotgun sequence genomic DNA contains:
- the LOC109779645 gene encoding uncharacterized protein, translated as MVSLAGSQILSPKQRPCAPRRPGHSMRTIRSALLHPDSPPGPSSRPRAAADEGDSDIENLTDSVIDFRLSELAATAGPAHPAAVAKSSSANAAATEMLELSRDFSDYSSFNSDISGELERLAAAAATPRSDAPDLAAVDLNDLESMDLSADAAPLDRVEPFVLACVQALGPDAAPDARRAAAARIRLLAKHRSDIRELVGVSGAIPALVPLLRSTDPVAQENAVTALLNLSLEELNRSAITAAGAIKPLVYALRTGTASAKQNAACALLSLSGIEENRATIGACGAIAPLVALLSAGSTRGKKDALTTLYRLCSARRNKERAVSAGAVVPLVHLIGERGTGTSEKAMVVLASLASIAEGRDAVVEAGGIPALVETIEDGPAREKEFAVVALLQLCSECSSNRALLVREGAIPPLVALSQSGSARAKHKAETLLGYLREQRQGGGGCRAGQGGAATSMAR; from the exons ATGGTGTCGCTCGCCGGCTCCCAGATCCTCTCGCCCAAGCAGAGGCCGTGCGCGCCGCGCCGCCCGGGCCACTCCATGCGCACCATCCGCTCCGCGCTGCTGCACCCGGACTCGCCCCCGGGGCCCAGCTcccgcccgcgcgccgccgccgacgaggGGGACTCGGACATTGAGAACCTCACCGACTCCGTCATCGACTTCCGCCTCAGCGAGCTGGCGGCCACCGCGGGGCCCGCGCACCCGGCGGCGGTCGCCAAGTCCTCCTCCGCCAACGCGGCGGCCACGGAGATGCTGGAGCTGTCCCGGGACTTCTCCGACTACTCCAGCTTCAACTCCGACATCTCCGGGGAGCTCGAGCGGCTGGCCGCGGCCGCCGCCACGCCCAGATCCGACGCGCCGGACCTCGCCGCCGTGGATCTGAACGACCTCGAGTCCATGGATCTGTCGGCGGACGCGGCGCCGCTGGACCGCGTGGAGCCGTTCGTGCTGGCGTGCGTGCAGGCGCTGGGGCCCGACGCTGCGCCCGACGCGCGCCGCGCGGCGGCGGCCAGGATAAGGCTGCTGGCCAAGCACCGCTCCGACATCCGCGAGCTGGTCGGCGTGTCCGGGGCGATCCCGGCGCTGGTGCCGCTGCTGCGGAGCACCGACCCGGTGGCGCAGGAGAACGCGGTGACGGCGCTGCTCAACCTCTCGCTGGAGGAGCTCAACCGTTCGGCCATCACGGCGGCAGGCGCCATCAAGCCGCTCGTCTACGCGCTGCGGACCGGGACGGCGTCGGCCAAGCAGAATGCCGCGTGCGCGCTGCTCAGCCTGTCGGGCATCGAGGAGAACCGCGCCACCATCGGCGCGTGCGGCGCCATCGCGCCACTCGTCGCGCTGCTCTCCGCTGGCTCCACCCGGGGAAAGAAGGACGCGCTCACCACGCTCTACCGTCTCTGCTCGGCGCGCCGGAACAAGGAGCGTGCCGTCAGCGCTGGAGCCGTCGTGCCGCTCGTGCACCTCATCGGCGAGCGCGGCACCGGGACGTCGGAGAAGGCAATGGTGGTTCTTGCCAGCCTCGCCAGCATAGCCGAGGGCCGCGATGCTGTGGTGGAAGCCGGTGGGATACCCGCACTGGTTGAGACCATCGAGGACGGCCCTGCGAGGGAGAAGGAGTTCGCCGTGGTGGCTCTGCTGCAGCTGTGCTCCGAGTGCTCCAGCAACCGTGCGCTTCTCGTTCGAGAAGGGGCCATCCCTCCACTCGTTGCGCTCTCACAGTCCGGCTCTGCTCGTGCCAAGCACAAG GCTGAGACCTTGCTAGGTTACTTGCGCGAACAGCGACAAGGGGGCGGTGGCTGCCGAGCCGGACAAGGCGGCGCAGCTACGAGCATGGCTCGGTGA